tttttatatgggatttaaaatgctaatttaaaatggTGATGACTTATTAACAATTGGCTATTGATTTTATGggtatttaatatcaaatctcaaattaaaaaaaataaccatgagtattttaagcttttttttaaaattctatatggATAGTTTTTACTATGAAGAAAGGCGAAATGAGTAGAAATATGTTCGATAAGTCGACAGTACTCGAtgagtcaaaatatttcttaataatcataaaattcttcgTAACTGCTTACGAACTCTGCTTTAAACTGAAGCTGAAGGTCAGTAGAACGGGTACTAATTTTCGTTAATCCTCGAATTTCAGGTTTTATGTAACGAAAAATAATCTGTTCTAAGATATTATCTAGCTTGCAAGAAAAGCAGATAGAAAAGTGATTTAACCttgtttgaaaatttagttttagagtggatattttttattgagtGAGGCGTTCAGAAAGACACCCATGTTTTATCCATTACCCAGACACCTAAGGTGTTGGATGTCTTGAATATTGTCAGTTATCTGTAACTGATGTCTTCCATCCAATTATGGATAAATACCTGAACCTATTATTGACAACACTGTCGGTTTTCcgatttttctgttattttcaaaaagtgaCAGCAGTATTTCgtttatgaatgtaaaatataaacaataagtCTATAAACACTTTTATCGTGTTAATAAAACTGCTGCTGACACTCAGAATTGTCGTTTGAAATAGGACGGAGtattaaaatgagtaaaaaaattgcttgaacCTGATAAAAATACAAGGACAAGGTAAAATAGGCTAATTTTTGTACAcgttttcagtttaaattaaaaattggcgGGAATCGGTATTTCATTATTcgatctttaaaatgtttacaattttcaaaattctaagtgaacataaaaatttattaaataaaattaaagttacaattGTCTATAATTGGTGCCATATCACTAATATGCGCCTTTGGCTTTGttcattcaatatataaaatataatattaagattgTATAAAGGTCTGTGTCACGTGTTCctgttttctaataaataatcagaaaaatacgCCATATAAAATGgctgaagaatatttaaattcaatacttGCAAAGAATcggaatttttagttttttcctTTGTACAATATAGCAAATGAACATTCTTAACCCGGTAAATATagataaacatttattaagaaaaatttataaatatgtctaattgttgattaattataaaaattaaagaaatttatttttattttaaaataactgaaatccCAATTTGGTCAGAGGTTTATCAAAATCCAAAAGTAtgtttagaaagttttaaaacagaaataatcgCAACACTTTTCCtgattttgaaatgcaatttaaacTTGCATATTACCTATTTAacaagaataacattttaaaatcattttttatcacaTGCTTgtcttgaatttttaagaaattacaatactttatgcGGGCAGTACTTGTGCTCGTGTATCCcttcagttttttattattattattatcagaataCGATGGTAGGTACGCACTTGTAGAATGAAGatcaaattaatgattattatatcatctttatttttagatgtaGAAGAGATATCTATCCAAATctgcaataaagtttttttctttcctcattATTTTTCAGACAAATTTTCCCTTACGAAGCGAGAAGAGATGCTCTGTAATCTGATAGATGCTTTTGATTATGTAACATAACTGTACACatgaattgcaataattttttttatttattttttttatgttaaaatcctATCACAGGGCGAGCAATTACTTGAATATAAAGCACTAATCacgaaaaaaaacaaacagtgTTTCTAGTTTTCCTCTTCTATTTCAAATGATCCTCTTGATGTTTCTCTTTCATGTGAGCATTAAGTTGATATTTTGCTTTAAAGGATGAAGAGCAAATATGACATTTGTAAGGTCTTGTTCCGGAATGAGTCTTCATGTGTCTTTTGAGATTGGTCGTAGAACAGCAGTTTTTATTACACTCTTGACATCGATAAGGATTCTGCACTTTATGTACGTTCATATGGGTAGATAGgccatttttagttttaaacttcGTAGCGCATACAGAACATTTGTAATGCTTTTCATTCGAATGACTGGCCATGTGTCTTTCAAGATCTTGTCTAGTGGTACAACTCTTTTTACACAATTCACACCTGAAAGGATTTTGCTTATTATGTATGCTCATGTGGGCCTGAAgactacatttatatttaaaagccaCAGTgcaaaaactgcatttataacGCCTTTCGTTGGAATGTTTGTTCATGTGGATCAGGTAATTGGATTTAGATGTACACTGCCTATCACATACCGCGCATTTGAAAGGATTATTCTCATTGTGTACTTTCTTATGACGACAAAATGCTGATCTAGCTTTGAAGGTTCGAAGGCAAATATCGCATATGTACAGTTTCTGATGAAAATCGATTGGCTGGTTTTCTTCGATTTTAGGTTCGTTCCTAGATCCTTCATCGCTACGCACGTTTTCACACTGCCCAGCAATTAATTCTTGCACTGGATTTTTTGATGGGTCAAGCAATGATATTTTATCTGTAACTTTGAAGGCTATGTTGAAGTACTTTGAGCATTTAGTACAGCGGAATGGGGAATTTAATGAAAACACCCATTCaaaagattttgatttattttcactgGCATATCTATTTTCTTTGCAATCATCACAAATGTATGTCGCATTTTTCTCCATATCCAGcttgcaattaaatttcaaaattactgaatGGAAACAAATAAAGCACTTTCGGTGTAGGAAAGAGGGCATATTAAAATCTCAAATGGGTCAGTCTTCATAATTTCGGTTacagctgtaaataaaaataaaattttaatattattctctagaATCCATTCTCTAGAATCCATATAGAaataaatccattatttatttaaattagctagacaaatgaaacacagaataaaaatcatatattgtataaaaaacagcgaagttttacaaaatgttaaaatgtacTTGCTGTTGAGAAACTGCAAATGAAAAGTGAGCTTGtaaagattactttttaaattaataaaataattatttcaggaaaGGAGTCTGAactt
The window above is part of the Argiope bruennichi chromosome 7, qqArgBrue1.1, whole genome shotgun sequence genome. Proteins encoded here:
- the LOC129975279 gene encoding gastrula zinc finger protein XlCGF7.1-like, with amino-acid sequence MEKNATYICDDCKENRYASENKSKSFEWVFSLNSPFRCTKCSKYFNIAFKVTDKISLLDPSKNPVQELIAGQCENVRSDEGSRNEPKIEENQPIDFHQKLYICDICLRTFKARSAFCRHKKVHNENNPFKCAVCDRQCTSKSNYLIHMNKHSNERRYKCSFCTVAFKYKCSLQAHMSIHNKQNPFRCELCKKSCTTRQDLERHMASHSNEKHYKCSVCATKFKTKNGLSTHMNVHKVQNPYRCQECNKNCCSTTNLKRHMKTHSGTRPYKCHICSSSFKAKYQLNAHMKEKHQEDHLK